A section of the Scomber scombrus chromosome 24, fScoSco1.1, whole genome shotgun sequence genome encodes:
- the prkag3a gene encoding 5'-AMP-activated protein kinase subunit gamma-1 isoform X2: protein MEPPSQVSLRGKKQEIQKREADAEIYMNFMKSHRCYDAIPTSCKLVIFDTTLPVKKAFFALVANGLRAAPLWDSKLQKFVGMLTITDFINILHCYYKSPMVQMHELENHKIETWRGDSFQNVYIQYSNHFLISISPEASLFDAIYSLLKYKIHRLPVIDPESGNVLHILTHKRILKFLRIFGKKVQKPAFMQKQIQELGIGTFRNIATVQQTATLHDALSIFVERRVSALPVVNEQGKVVALYSRFDVINLAAQKNYNNLDMTMLEAVRRRSCFVEGVIKCYPYESLEIIIDRIVSAEVHRLVLVDRADVVKGIVSLSDLLQAMVLTPAEIATCD, encoded by the exons ATGGAGCCTCCCTCACAG GTGTCACTCCGAGGAAAGAAGCAGGAAATACAGAAACGAG AGGCTGATGCCGAAATCTACATGAATTTCATGAAAAGTCACCGCTGTTACGATGCCATTCCAACCAGCTGTAAACTGGTTATATTTGATACCACGCTACCA GTTAAAAAGGCCTTTTTTGCACTGGTGGCAAATGGCTTGAGGGCTGCGCCTCTATGGGACAGCAAGTTACAGAAATTTGTGG GTATGCTGACCATTACAGACTTCATCAACATCCTCCATTGCTATTACAAATCCCCTATG GTTCAAATGCATGAGCTGGAGAACCACAAGATCGAAACATGGAGAGGTGATTCATTTCAAA ATGTCTACATACAGTATTCCAATCACTTCCTCATTAGTATTTCCCCAGAGGCCAG CCTCTTTGATGCCATCTATTCCTTACTCAAATATAAGATCCACAGGCTGCCCGTCATCGATCCAGAGTCTGGAAATGTCTTGCACATTCTGACCCATAAAAGGATCCTCAAATTCCTTCGTATATTT gGGAAAAAAGTTCAGAAGCCGGCGTTCATGCAGAAGCAGATCCAGGAGCTTGGAATTGGGACTTTCAGGAACATCGCCACAGTTCAGCAAACAGCAACACTTCACGATGCACTCTCCATTTTTGTGGAACGGAGGGTGTCTGCACTGCCAGTGGTGAACGAACAAG GCAAAGTGGTGGCACTCTACTCAAGATTTGATGTGATT AATCTAGCAGCCCAGAAGAATTACAACAATCTGGACATGACTATGCTGGAGGCCGTTCGCAGGCGCTCATGTTTTGTTGAGGGTGTGATCAAGTGCTATCCCTATGAAAGCTTGGAAATCATCATAGATCGTATAGTCAGTGCTGAG GTCCATCGGCTGGTCCTGGTGGACAGGGCTGACGTGGTGAAGGGCATCGTCTCTCTGTCTGACCTGCTGCAGGCCATGGTATTAACCCCTGCAG AAATTGCGACTTGCGACTGA
- the prkag3a gene encoding 5'-AMP-activated protein kinase subunit gamma-1 isoform X3 — MEPPSQVSLRGKKQEIQKREADAEIYMNFMKSHRCYDAIPTSCKLVIFDTTLPVKKAFFALVANGLRAAPLWDSKLQKFVGMLTITDFINILHCYYKSPMVQMHELENHKIETWRDVYIQYSNHFLISISPEASLFDAIYSLLKYKIHRLPVIDPESGNVLHILTHKRILKFLRIFGKKVQKPAFMQKQIQELGIGTFRNIATVQQTATLHDALSIFVERRVSALPVVNEQGKVVALYSRFDVINLAAQKNYNNLDMTMLEAVRRRSCFVEGVIKCYPYESLEIIIDRIVSAEVHRLVLVDRADVVKGIVSLSDLLQAMVLTPAGIELLLS, encoded by the exons ATGGAGCCTCCCTCACAG GTGTCACTCCGAGGAAAGAAGCAGGAAATACAGAAACGAG AGGCTGATGCCGAAATCTACATGAATTTCATGAAAAGTCACCGCTGTTACGATGCCATTCCAACCAGCTGTAAACTGGTTATATTTGATACCACGCTACCA GTTAAAAAGGCCTTTTTTGCACTGGTGGCAAATGGCTTGAGGGCTGCGCCTCTATGGGACAGCAAGTTACAGAAATTTGTGG GTATGCTGACCATTACAGACTTCATCAACATCCTCCATTGCTATTACAAATCCCCTATG GTTCAAATGCATGAGCTGGAGAACCACAAGATCGAAACATGGAGAG ATGTCTACATACAGTATTCCAATCACTTCCTCATTAGTATTTCCCCAGAGGCCAG CCTCTTTGATGCCATCTATTCCTTACTCAAATATAAGATCCACAGGCTGCCCGTCATCGATCCAGAGTCTGGAAATGTCTTGCACATTCTGACCCATAAAAGGATCCTCAAATTCCTTCGTATATTT gGGAAAAAAGTTCAGAAGCCGGCGTTCATGCAGAAGCAGATCCAGGAGCTTGGAATTGGGACTTTCAGGAACATCGCCACAGTTCAGCAAACAGCAACACTTCACGATGCACTCTCCATTTTTGTGGAACGGAGGGTGTCTGCACTGCCAGTGGTGAACGAACAAG GCAAAGTGGTGGCACTCTACTCAAGATTTGATGTGATT AATCTAGCAGCCCAGAAGAATTACAACAATCTGGACATGACTATGCTGGAGGCCGTTCGCAGGCGCTCATGTTTTGTTGAGGGTGTGATCAAGTGCTATCCCTATGAAAGCTTGGAAATCATCATAGATCGTATAGTCAGTGCTGAG GTCCATCGGCTGGTCCTGGTGGACAGGGCTGACGTGGTGAAGGGCATCGTCTCTCTGTCTGACCTGCTGCAGGCCATGGTATTAACCCCTGCAGGTATTGAACTCCTTTTGTCCTAG
- the prkag3a gene encoding 5'-AMP-activated protein kinase subunit gamma-1 isoform X1 yields the protein MEPPSQVSLRGKKQEIQKREADAEIYMNFMKSHRCYDAIPTSCKLVIFDTTLPVKKAFFALVANGLRAAPLWDSKLQKFVGMLTITDFINILHCYYKSPMVQMHELENHKIETWRGDSFQNVYIQYSNHFLISISPEASLFDAIYSLLKYKIHRLPVIDPESGNVLHILTHKRILKFLRIFGKKVQKPAFMQKQIQELGIGTFRNIATVQQTATLHDALSIFVERRVSALPVVNEQGKVVALYSRFDVINLAAQKNYNNLDMTMLEAVRRRSCFVEGVIKCYPYESLEIIIDRIVSAEVHRLVLVDRADVVKGIVSLSDLLQAMVLTPAGIELLLS from the exons ATGGAGCCTCCCTCACAG GTGTCACTCCGAGGAAAGAAGCAGGAAATACAGAAACGAG AGGCTGATGCCGAAATCTACATGAATTTCATGAAAAGTCACCGCTGTTACGATGCCATTCCAACCAGCTGTAAACTGGTTATATTTGATACCACGCTACCA GTTAAAAAGGCCTTTTTTGCACTGGTGGCAAATGGCTTGAGGGCTGCGCCTCTATGGGACAGCAAGTTACAGAAATTTGTGG GTATGCTGACCATTACAGACTTCATCAACATCCTCCATTGCTATTACAAATCCCCTATG GTTCAAATGCATGAGCTGGAGAACCACAAGATCGAAACATGGAGAGGTGATTCATTTCAAA ATGTCTACATACAGTATTCCAATCACTTCCTCATTAGTATTTCCCCAGAGGCCAG CCTCTTTGATGCCATCTATTCCTTACTCAAATATAAGATCCACAGGCTGCCCGTCATCGATCCAGAGTCTGGAAATGTCTTGCACATTCTGACCCATAAAAGGATCCTCAAATTCCTTCGTATATTT gGGAAAAAAGTTCAGAAGCCGGCGTTCATGCAGAAGCAGATCCAGGAGCTTGGAATTGGGACTTTCAGGAACATCGCCACAGTTCAGCAAACAGCAACACTTCACGATGCACTCTCCATTTTTGTGGAACGGAGGGTGTCTGCACTGCCAGTGGTGAACGAACAAG GCAAAGTGGTGGCACTCTACTCAAGATTTGATGTGATT AATCTAGCAGCCCAGAAGAATTACAACAATCTGGACATGACTATGCTGGAGGCCGTTCGCAGGCGCTCATGTTTTGTTGAGGGTGTGATCAAGTGCTATCCCTATGAAAGCTTGGAAATCATCATAGATCGTATAGTCAGTGCTGAG GTCCATCGGCTGGTCCTGGTGGACAGGGCTGACGTGGTGAAGGGCATCGTCTCTCTGTCTGACCTGCTGCAGGCCATGGTATTAACCCCTGCAGGTATTGAACTCCTTTTGTCCTAG
- the cnppd1 gene encoding protein CNPPD1, producing the protein MDFDALFNEKTFQFSDFQEFTFLPGHQKLSERVRKRLYYGLDKDVSLDALSCPVTDIAVEIFQKSAPSPIRKLHKKYAAHVAREACISPCAMMLALVYIERLRHRNPEYLQKISSSDLFLISMMVASKYLYDEGEEEEVFNDEWGAAGKLDVQTVNNLEMSFLNAIEWSLFTEPNDFFDMLKQLESSIAERQGMKRGWFTYTDLCVLLEQAAWSNALTAIYQHFTKVSCMLGLVYLTSVAGLIATSAVMHQLSLSRTGHSLIPPPADISPAQLQTSNLNPQAPTAAHRVPCCVLANKSLNRQTGALGIGPDHRQNPPSASSQTSILCLWGSLLASMGHIHPETKSEMESPQTWSTASFFCPGCLASFPPLQCGLRNTSTPFVHGPLGNNQHHAPWLSSSLFEGADRSLNSRLGVFPPVKLGPCHPESLLPVDKTQALLMPG; encoded by the exons ATGGATTTCGACGCTTTATTTAACGAAAAGACTTTTCAGTTTTCGGACTTCCAGGAGTTCACG TTTCTTCCTGGACACCAGAAGTTGTCCGAGAGAGTGAGAAAGCGACTGTATTATGGCCTGGATAAAGACGTCTCTCTAGATGCCCTCTCTTGCCCCGTTACAG ATATTGCCGTCGAAATCTTCCAAAAGTCTGCACCGAGCCCAATACGAAAACTCCACAAGAAGTATGCCGCTCATGTTGCCAG GGAGGCTTGCATCTCTCCATGTGCCATGATGCTGGCTCTAGTTTACATAGAAAGGCTCCGACATAGAAACCCTGAATACCTACAAAAGATCTCCTCCTCTGACCtcttcctgatctccatg ATGGTTGCCAGCAAGTACCTGTATGatgaaggggaggaagaagaggtttTCAACGATGAGTGGGGAGCAGCTGGAAAACTGGATGTCCAAACTGTTAATAACCTGGAGATGAGTTTCTTGAACGCTATT GAGTGGAGCCTCTTCACAGAGCCAAATGACTTCTTCGATATGCTGAAACAGCTGGAAAGCAG CATAGCGGAGCGGCAGGGGATGAAACGGGGCTGGTTCACCTACACTGACCTCTGTGTGCTGCTGGAGCAGGCAGCATGGAGCAATGCCCTTACAGCCATCTACCAGCACTTTACCAAG gtaTCCTGTATGCTCGGGCTCGTCTATCTGACCAGTGTGGCTGGCCTTATTGCCACCAGCGCTGTGATGCACCAGCTCAGTCTCTCCAGGACCGGCCACTCCTTGATTCCACCTCCAGCTGATATCAGCCCAGCCCAACTTCAGACCTCCAACCTAAACCCACAAGCTCCTACTGCAGCCCATCGTGTCCCCTGTTGCGTTCTGGCTAATAAGAGTCTGAACCGTCAGACCGGTGCGCTCGGAATCGGCCCGGACCACAGACAAAATCCTCCATCAGCTTCCTCACAGACATCCATATTGTGTCTTTGGGGCTCCCTTCTTGCCTCTATGGGTCACATACATCCTGAAACAAAATCTGAGATGGAAAGTCCCCAAACCTGGTCTACTGCCTCTTTCTTCTGTCCCGGCTGTCTTGCATCCTTCCCTCCACTTCAGTGCGGGCTTAGAAACACCTCAACCCCCTTTGTTCATGGGCCCCTTGGTAACAATCAGCATCATGCACCATGGCTGTCCTCCAGCCTCTTTGAAGGCGCAGACAGGAGTCTGAACTCTCGCCTGGGGGTATTTCCCCCTGTAAAGCTGGGACCCTGCCATCCAGAGTCTCTGTTACCTGTCGACAAAACCCAAGCTTTGCTCATGCCCGGCTAG